The Natrinema pellirubrum DSM 15624 region TATATCATCCTGTCATACGAACGATCGAATGACCGACGATGAGGACCAAGAAGTACTCGCCTTACTCGACGACGAGTACGCGCGTCGTATCCTCATCGCGGCCAGCGAGGAACCGATGTCCGTCGACCGCCTCACCGAACGCTGCGACGCATCGCCGCCGACGATCTACCGGCGGATCGAGCGGCTCGCGGACCAGGGGTTCCTCGACGAGTATCAGGAACTCGATCCCGATGGACACCACTACAAGACCTACAGCACGCGACTCGAGCGCGTGGCGATCGAGATCGCCGAGGGCTCGATGGAGATGGACGTGTACCGCCGCGACGAGGATCCCGCCGACCGGTTTACCAGACTGTTCGAAGACCTGTGAGCGTCATGTTCGGA contains the following coding sequences:
- a CDS encoding ArsR/SmtB family transcription factor produces the protein MTDDEDQEVLALLDDEYARRILIAASEEPMSVDRLTERCDASPPTIYRRIERLADQGFLDEYQELDPDGHHYKTYSTRLERVAIEIAEGSMEMDVYRRDEDPADRFTRLFEDL